The genomic stretch AGAGTTTGCATTGGTGCATTGGCTAAACTTGTGACGGGATGTTGTATTTTATCATGCTTATTACTGATCAATACAACCTTGGTGGTCCCGCTtagtttcgaaatatttttctcgtaAGGATCCATCATAACTGGCACCTGAGGGATTGGTGGAGCTTTTTCAATGGCGTTTAAGTTTTCACCGTCCTTAGCAAATATTATTGGAATGTCCAGTATGTTACCCAGATCGTCGTCAAAgtcgttattaatttttttttgcgtcgGCGATTGGGGTTTATTGACTTTCTGTACTCTTTGGAGATTACAATTGTTCACCGTGATCTTTGGCACTGTTTTCATAGATCTTTGGTTCATCATCATTTTGCTTGATAAGGGTAAAATTGTTATTGTATTTTGACCAGACATTGGCACTAACATCGAAGCTGTTCTCGAATTGTGCAAACTATCTGCTAACATCACTACATTCTCCGATGATGCTGCAAGAGGATAATTTGTACTTGATGTACTGGTTTGCGAAGTGGGTGGAGACTGCATCTTAGACACTTCCAATGGGTGATTTGGTGTAGATATAGTTCGATTCGTAGTGCTGCTTGCTCCGTTGTTCTCTGGCTCTATAAAATAGATATACCGTTCTCAGATATTGCGagagaaacggaaaaaatgttaaaatatcTACCAAGTTACAACACAATTGATAACACTGCATGAATTTGTATACAAATATGATGTACATCAATGTATAAATATCCAAACAAGTATCTGTACAAGTAAAAGAATATTGTTGTGAAAAAACCTGTTCATCTTAGTACTATAAACAGCACgttaagtttttaatttcgataAAGAGATACCAGTTGATGACCTATGATTTCTCAAGGTAAATGGTTTCGTATTttagctgtatgtataaacCGGTAATGAagttatttttagaaattgttGTAATTCTTGTCAGAATCCAAACTTCTGAGGACATAAATTTTACgtattaaataaatagaatttgTAAAAGATTCTTATTCTTGTACATTGTTACGATTTCAGTATTGAATtacaagaaagaagaaatatctttatacatatatatacatgcatatgttAAGAATTTCAAGTCATTGGTATGCAGAACGAATcaatatggaaaaaaactgTTCATTTCAGCCCCTGAATAGGTTAATTTTTACCAAGGTGAGGGATAGGAATTAAAAGAAAACCGagttacataaaattatttattgaacaTAAAATATAAGGCAATGTTGGTGTATTTACacatgataaaatatttcttctgaCAAAATTCGCTTGAACAACGATGTTCTCTTATTATTCTGTACTGGAATGCACAGCGTTTTGTAGTGCATCCCTTGTAATCAAACTTTAGGTTTGAAGaccagattcaatttgaaGCATTCATTATCTACAAATGGCTCTTCCTAGCAATGACTATCTTACAAAGATTCATACAGTGATTGTATGATGTTATGTTATGTGCGaataaagtgtaaaaaaaaaaaaatcgtcctaAGCTAATGATCCTTAAATTCAATACCATAACGGCGTCTTATCGTTGTGCGAATAGAGATTCTTCATTAATCGAGAACTGAGATCAACGTTAGACATAATACGTTGCTAAAATCTTCAATACAAAACAACGCCGGtcgttgtaaaaatatatgatattgatttacttattatttatatgGCTGGATAATAGAATTCTACCTTTTGGTGTAGTTGTTGACGATGATGATACAATCGTGTGCGTATTTGGAGTCGACACACTGGGCGTCAACAAAATGCTCGATGCAGAAGTACCTTTTCCCATTGGCATACCGCTGACGATTCCCATTGGACTTCTTCTGCTCTGCAGTAGCGCGGAAAGAGCTCCACTTGCATTAGTGACAGACTTTACCTGCATTGCTATAGAAAACAGATACATACACGATTCTCaggaatgataaaatttatggtATCTGTAATTGATGTTTCTCATTGATATTATATTTAGAAATAGATTGATACCACGAAGTCAGAAGTAAATCAAAAATTACCTGCAGCAGTAGATGCACTGACTCTAACTTGATTTCCAGCAGTAGTTAGAACGTTTACCAATTTCGCTTCGCCACCTTTGTCCGTGATATTAATGTGCTTATAACTGCTAGTTGCAgttttcgaaaagtttttatttgtcGTCATAACCGTTTTCATTTTAGAACTACTTGGAGGACTGGTATTTGCGGTCATCATTTTAGGCATTTTAGAATACACGTTTGATGGCCTGGATACGTTGCTCATCTTGGTTGTAGTCGGAAAAGTTTGACCGGCTGAGGTTGTTGCCATACGCAATGGTCCGATGGGTGCTAAACTGGCCAAGGTGCCAATGTTCAATGTTATTCCCGTGGCTGCATTACTTGCATTCAACTGTGTAAGAGTTTGTATTGTCAATTCAGTGCTGCATCAGAGCGGAATGTTGGTATATAAGATTTTCTTACCTGCCCCGATAGTCTTGGTGATAATAGCTGTTCAGGCAAACTAACTTTCTGATTACTGATAACTCTAGGTTTTCGTTTAGGTGCTGATGGGTGATTTAAATTTGCTCCGCTGATTGCTAAAAGAGTTGGCTGCGTATTTATAGTTCCTGAGCGCACCACAGATCCTGCTGAAGACTTTTGCGGTGTACCGGAAACAGCATTCGGCGTGATGGGTGTCATAGGTctagtttttttcaaacttggaGAGTGTGGTTCGCTCTCTACAGAACTGCTAGTagaatttttcctctttctggATTCCTTTTTCATAGACTTGTCAGAGTTCATCAAGGGATTAGATCGCAGGGGCAAAGGATGAGGTTGCAGCAGAATACTCCCAACAAAATCACCAACTTCGTCAAGTATGCATCTGTCGACTATGCTCTGTGTTATGCCCTCAGATATTTTCTTTGCCGTAGATATTCTTAGGTGATCGTCTGCTGTTCCTATAACAACTAGGCTTGTTTCGACAAGCATTTTTTCCCTTAGATCTTCCAAGTCATCCGGTCTCACAAGTGTCGCATTTTGACCAATAACAAACATAACAGGGCATCTAATATCCATCAAAGTGTCATCAGGGGTCCCCCTTTTTCCTTCTACAGTCGTAAATGGAAAGCCTAAGCATATCACTGCCGTTACATGTTCCATTTGAGCTACCTAAGCAACAATTAAGATACATTCTTAGTCAACatgacatatatatacagtaaaatGTTTTACAAAGTGGTATATAATCAAGTCTCACTTGGCAAGCAAGAGCAGCTCCCGTGTTAAATCCAACAAGGATTATTGGCCGCCCTGGATAATCACTACGAACGTCTTGTATTTTGGTTCTGGTAGCTTGAACCAGTTGCTCCATGCAAGCCATCATCGTCATTCTATTTGCCGCTAATCCCATGTGTGTATGCACATTGACAACCATACCCAAAGCTCCCAACTGCGAAATCCATTTATGTTGTCGTGAAGAAACGCTGGTTCCGACTCCAGAGGGTGCTATGACAAGGATTGGGTTGCCaggtaactttttctgaaaacaATATGACAAGTATTAAAGTGATGATCTACTCTTGCAGATAGGCTACCCTGGAATTCGCGTCAGTAGTTGTATTGTGGTAATAAGGGG from Diprion similis isolate iyDipSimi1 chromosome 12, iyDipSimi1.1, whole genome shotgun sequence encodes the following:
- the LOC124412971 gene encoding KAT8 regulatory NSL complex subunit 3 isoform X1, producing MTDVLRSATGRDSIMKMLLSTSPVVSTSSTVGSGLPSPTGDTFDDNPNTLTTYLHQLAGYFESEINVIVKDHCYSRPWNWKPENVYVKPVKKLFFSKPRSLLVTDKLKQDEEVNVEGDMTESVTPPYDLARTRHVMDEFQRLANFARPDENDDWEEKIEKILWTPVQNRIFTKVMRILSSERLARLVKANSLTEPIFRRTSVDTAARRFRETLASAGWDFRVAQWLHNLLFENLPQEYMAIYLDILQTLRLKIPQLIDKIIAIQPNLNAKNGSITWETLGPLLKRSWDPIASTLNASRPKKLPGNPILVIAPSGVGTSVSSRQHKWISQLGALGMVVNVHTHMGLAANRMTMMACMEQLVQATRTKIQDVRSDYPGRPIILVGFNTGAALACQVAQMEHVTAVICLGFPFTTVEGKRGTPDDTLMDIRCPVMFVIGQNATLVRPDDLEDLREKMLVETSLVVIGTADDHLRISTAKKISEGITQSIVDRCILDEVGDFVGSILLQPHPLPLRSNPLMNSDKSMKKESRKRKNSTSSSVESEPHSPSLKKTRPMTPITPNAVSGTPQKSSAGSVVRSGTINTQPTLLAISGANLNHPSAPKRKPRVISNQKVSLPEQLLSPRLSGQLNASNAATGITLNIGTLASLAPIGPLRMATTSAGQTFPTTTKMSNVSRPSNVYSKMPKMMTANTSPPSSSKMKTVMTTNKNFSKTATSSYKHINITDKGGEAKLVNVLTTAGNQVRVSASTAAAMQVKSVTNASGALSALLQSRRSPMGIVSGMPMGKGTSASSILLTPSVSTPNTHTIVSSSSTTTPKEPENNGASSTTNRTISTPNHPLEVSKMQSPPTSQTSTSSTNYPLAASSENVVMLADSLHNSRTASMLVPMSGQNTITILPLSSKMMMNQRSMKTVPKITVNNCNLQRVQKVNKPQSPTQKKINNDFDDDLGNILDIPIIFAKDGENLNAIEKAPPIPQVPVMMDPYEKNISKLSGTTKVVLISNKHDKIQHPVTSLANAPMQTLVRATGPLHHVNRAVLTSRLQNQSIANTNRSSAPAQTIPRLNQPTIKYTKIILAKRNSVPSNIHDDKNEQVILTKNTSKIVSYDKNEHRYAQMLPKHQIKFQEIIQEDALEIEDAIKTNIIERKIPTVSEIDLTSPSKNGHHTDPLNHSDANTEMDTVKTKVFLSDTNAPSEIIEKQDENLKG
- the LOC124412971 gene encoding KAT8 regulatory NSL complex subunit 3 isoform X2 translates to MTESVTPPYDLARTRHVMDEFQRLANFARPDENDDWEEKIEKILWTPVQNRIFTKVMRILSSERLARLVKANSLTEPIFRRTSVDTAARRFRETLASAGWDFRVAQWLHNLLFENLPQEYMAIYLDILQTLRLKIPQLIDKIIAIQPNLNAKNGSITWETLGPLLKRSWDPIASTLNASRPKKLPGNPILVIAPSGVGTSVSSRQHKWISQLGALGMVVNVHTHMGLAANRMTMMACMEQLVQATRTKIQDVRSDYPGRPIILVGFNTGAALACQVAQMEHVTAVICLGFPFTTVEGKRGTPDDTLMDIRCPVMFVIGQNATLVRPDDLEDLREKMLVETSLVVIGTADDHLRISTAKKISEGITQSIVDRCILDEVGDFVGSILLQPHPLPLRSNPLMNSDKSMKKESRKRKNSTSSSVESEPHSPSLKKTRPMTPITPNAVSGTPQKSSAGSVVRSGTINTQPTLLAISGANLNHPSAPKRKPRVISNQKVSLPEQLLSPRLSGQLNASNAATGITLNIGTLASLAPIGPLRMATTSAGQTFPTTTKMSNVSRPSNVYSKMPKMMTANTSPPSSSKMKTVMTTNKNFSKTATSSYKHINITDKGGEAKLVNVLTTAGNQVRVSASTAAAMQVKSVTNASGALSALLQSRRSPMGIVSGMPMGKGTSASSILLTPSVSTPNTHTIVSSSSTTTPKEPENNGASSTTNRTISTPNHPLEVSKMQSPPTSQTSTSSTNYPLAASSENVVMLADSLHNSRTASMLVPMSGQNTITILPLSSKMMMNQRSMKTVPKITVNNCNLQRVQKVNKPQSPTQKKINNDFDDDLGNILDIPIIFAKDGENLNAIEKAPPIPQVPVMMDPYEKNISKLSGTTKVVLISNKHDKIQHPVTSLANAPMQTLVRATGPLHHVNRAVLTSRLQNQSIANTNRSSAPAQTIPRLNQPTIKYTKIILAKRNSVPSNIHDDKNEQVILTKNTSKIVSYDKNEHRYAQMLPKHQIKFQEIIQEDALEIEDAIKTNIIERKIPTVSEIDLTSPSKNGHHTDPLNHSDANTEMDTVKTKVFLSDTNAPSEIIEKQDENLKG